Proteins co-encoded in one Grus americana isolate bGruAme1 chromosome 12, bGruAme1.mat, whole genome shotgun sequence genomic window:
- the HDX gene encoding highly divergent homeobox isoform X1 encodes MNLRSVFTVEQQRILQRYYENGMTNQSKNCFQLILQCAQETKLDFSVVRTWVGNKRRKMSSKSAVESGGTPPGTVPTTPSVPPEAAVRNVVNIARSQSQQSSWTASNNDVIVTGIYSPASSSGRQGSTKQTNASMAEIHKTSIPRLPGKSDTDFQQQHIPIGRQVPHCKNASLLVGEKTIILSRQTSVLNSANSIYSHTKKSYGGSSVQTAELVLPQKPMICHRPCKAEPVGCQRLQKPEHAALASHVPPGQRANTRDPSCSTQNLEIREVFSLAVTDQPKRIVGGSATQKHCSVEGSCLSIAMETGDVDDEYAREEELASMGAQIQSYSRYCESSSSVRVENQSAALSGPGRNVSCSSQMVNARDVPDNILYHNRDYHLPARTSLHTTSSTLYNSANPSRSTFSPHFASSSQLRLSQNQNNYQISGNLTVPWITGCSRKRALQDRTQFSDRDLATLKKYWDNGMTSLGSVCREKIEAVAAELNVDCEIVRTWIGNRRRKYRLMGIEVPPPRGGPADFSDQSEFVSKSALNPGEETATEVGDDNDRNDEVSICLSEGSSQEETNEALQNEEIGHKDDDQNPVSTDNVKIEIIDDEESDMISNSEVDQMSSLLDYKNEEVRFIENELENHKQKYFELQTFTRSLILAIKSDDKEQQQALLSDLPPELEEMDFNHTSPEPDDTSFSLSSLSEKNASDSL; translated from the exons atgaatCTGCGTTCTGTATTTACTGTAGAACAACAAAGGATATTACAGCGTTATTATGAAAATGGAATGacaaatcaaagtaaaaattgctttcagcTCATATTACAGTGTGCACAAGAAACTAAACTGGACTTCAGTGTAGTCAGG ACGTGGGTTGGCAATAAACGAAGGAAGATGAGCAGCAAGAGTGCTGTAGAATCTGGAGGCACTCCCCCAGGGACTGTCCCTACTACTCCCTCAGTACCTCCAGAAGCAGCAGTTAGAAATGTGGTAAATATTGCTCGATCCCAAAGTCAGCAGTCTTCTTGGACCGCTTCTAATAACGATGTAATAGTTACTGGTATATACAGTCCTGCTAGCTCTTCCGGTAGGCAAGGATCCACCAAACAGACAAACGCTTCAATGGCAGAAATACATAAAACCTCTATTCCACGACTGCCAGGAAAAAGTGATACagattttcagcagcagcacatcccTATAGGACGACAAGTACCACATTGTAAAAATGCTTCCCTATTAGTAGGGGAAAAGACTATTATTTTATCTAGGCAAACAAGCGTACTGAATTCTGCGAACTCCATATATAGTCACACTAAAAAAAGCTATGGTGGTTCATCGGTCCAGACCGCAGAGTTGGTGTTACCTCAGAAACCCATGATATGCCACAGACCCTGCAAAGCTGAACCTGTGGGATGTCAAAGGTTACAAAAACCGGAACATGCAGCTCTCGCATCGCATGTGCCCCCTGGACAAAGGGCTAATACCAGGGACCCTTCTTGTAGCACGCAAAACCTGGAAATCCGTGAAGTGTTTTCTCTGGCGGTTACAGATCAACCTAAAAGAATTGTGGGAGGAAGCGCGACGCAGAAGCATTGCTCGGTGGAAGGCAGCTGTCTATCCATTGCGATGGAAACTGGAGACGTGGATGATGAATATGCTAGGGAAGAAGAACTAGCATCCATGGGAGCACAAATACAAAGCTATTCAAGATACTGTGAAAGCAGCAGTTCTGTTCGAGTAGAGAACCAAAGTGCAGCCTTGTCTGGGCCAGGAAGAAACGTGAGCTGTAGTTCACAGATGGTGAATGCCAGGGACGTGCCTGACAATATTCTGTATCATAACAGAGACTACCACTTGCCTGCACGGACCTCATTACATACAACATCCAGTACATTATATAACAGTGCTAATCCATCAAGAAGTaccttttctcctcattttgcATCTTCAAGTCAACTGAGGCtgtcacaaaaccaaaataattacCAG ATTTCAGGAAACCTTACTGTGCCTTGGATTACAGGTTGTTCCAGAAAAAGAGCA TTACAGGATCGCACACAATTTAGTGACCGAGACTTAGCTACCCTAAAGAAATACTGGGACAATGGCATGACCAGCCTGGGCTCagtctgcagagagaaaattgaAGCTGTGGCTGCAGAATTAAATGTTGACTGTGAAATAGTGCGG ACTTGGATTGGGAATCGAAGACGGAAATATCGTTTAATGGGGATTGAGGTCCCACCCCCTAGAGGAGGTCCTGCTGATTTCTCTGATCAATCTGAATTTGTTTCTAAATCAGCACTTAATCCAGGAGAGGAAACTGCTACTGAAGTGGGGGATGATAATGATAGGAATGATGAAGTATCAATCTGCTTATCTGAAGGAAGCTCACAAG AAGAGACAAATGAAGctcttcaaaatgaagaaatcgGTCACAAAGATGATGACCAGAATCCAGTATCTACTGATAATGTG aaaatagaaattatagATGATGAAGAAAGCGATATGATAAGTAATTCTGAAGTGGATCAAATGAGTTCTCTTCTGGATTATAAG AATGAAGAAGTCAGATTCATTGAGAATGAGTTGGAGAATCacaaacagaagtattttgaaCTACAGACATTTACTCGGAGTTTGATACTTGCTATTAAATCAGATGataaagaacagcagcag GCACTGCTCTCAGACTTACCTCCTGAACTAGAAGAAATGGATTTCAATCACACATCCCCAGAGCCTGATGATACCTCATTCAGCTTGTCGTCTTTATCGGAGAAAAATGCCTCAGACagtttgtga
- the HDX gene encoding highly divergent homeobox isoform X2, which produces MNLRSVFTVEQQRILQRYYENGMTNQSKNCFQLILQCAQETKLDFSVVRTWVGNKRRKMSSKSAVESGGTPPGTVPTTPSVPPEAAVRNVVNIARSQSQQSSWTASNNDVIVTGIYSPASSSGRQGSTKQTNASMAEIHKTSIPRLPGKSDTDFQQQHIPIGRQVPHCKNASLLVGEKTIILSRQTSVLNSANSIYSHTKKSYGGSSVQTAELVLPQKPMICHRPCKAEPVGCQRLQKPEHAALASHVPPGQRANTRDPSCSTQNLEIREVFSLAVTDQPKRIVGGSATQKHCSVEGSCLSIAMETGDVDDEYAREEELASMGAQIQSYSRYCESSSSVRVENQSAALSGPGRNVSCSSQMVNARDVPDNILYHNRDYHLPARTSLHTTSSTLYNSANPSRSTFSPHFASSSQLRLSQNQNNYQISGNLTVPWITGCSRKRATWIGNRRRKYRLMGIEVPPPRGGPADFSDQSEFVSKSALNPGEETATEVGDDNDRNDEVSICLSEGSSQEETNEALQNEEIGHKDDDQNPVSTDNVKIEIIDDEESDMISNSEVDQMSSLLDYKNEEVRFIENELENHKQKYFELQTFTRSLILAIKSDDKEQQQALLSDLPPELEEMDFNHTSPEPDDTSFSLSSLSEKNASDSL; this is translated from the exons atgaatCTGCGTTCTGTATTTACTGTAGAACAACAAAGGATATTACAGCGTTATTATGAAAATGGAATGacaaatcaaagtaaaaattgctttcagcTCATATTACAGTGTGCACAAGAAACTAAACTGGACTTCAGTGTAGTCAGG ACGTGGGTTGGCAATAAACGAAGGAAGATGAGCAGCAAGAGTGCTGTAGAATCTGGAGGCACTCCCCCAGGGACTGTCCCTACTACTCCCTCAGTACCTCCAGAAGCAGCAGTTAGAAATGTGGTAAATATTGCTCGATCCCAAAGTCAGCAGTCTTCTTGGACCGCTTCTAATAACGATGTAATAGTTACTGGTATATACAGTCCTGCTAGCTCTTCCGGTAGGCAAGGATCCACCAAACAGACAAACGCTTCAATGGCAGAAATACATAAAACCTCTATTCCACGACTGCCAGGAAAAAGTGATACagattttcagcagcagcacatcccTATAGGACGACAAGTACCACATTGTAAAAATGCTTCCCTATTAGTAGGGGAAAAGACTATTATTTTATCTAGGCAAACAAGCGTACTGAATTCTGCGAACTCCATATATAGTCACACTAAAAAAAGCTATGGTGGTTCATCGGTCCAGACCGCAGAGTTGGTGTTACCTCAGAAACCCATGATATGCCACAGACCCTGCAAAGCTGAACCTGTGGGATGTCAAAGGTTACAAAAACCGGAACATGCAGCTCTCGCATCGCATGTGCCCCCTGGACAAAGGGCTAATACCAGGGACCCTTCTTGTAGCACGCAAAACCTGGAAATCCGTGAAGTGTTTTCTCTGGCGGTTACAGATCAACCTAAAAGAATTGTGGGAGGAAGCGCGACGCAGAAGCATTGCTCGGTGGAAGGCAGCTGTCTATCCATTGCGATGGAAACTGGAGACGTGGATGATGAATATGCTAGGGAAGAAGAACTAGCATCCATGGGAGCACAAATACAAAGCTATTCAAGATACTGTGAAAGCAGCAGTTCTGTTCGAGTAGAGAACCAAAGTGCAGCCTTGTCTGGGCCAGGAAGAAACGTGAGCTGTAGTTCACAGATGGTGAATGCCAGGGACGTGCCTGACAATATTCTGTATCATAACAGAGACTACCACTTGCCTGCACGGACCTCATTACATACAACATCCAGTACATTATATAACAGTGCTAATCCATCAAGAAGTaccttttctcctcattttgcATCTTCAAGTCAACTGAGGCtgtcacaaaaccaaaataattacCAG ATTTCAGGAAACCTTACTGTGCCTTGGATTACAGGTTGTTCCAGAAAAAGAGCA ACTTGGATTGGGAATCGAAGACGGAAATATCGTTTAATGGGGATTGAGGTCCCACCCCCTAGAGGAGGTCCTGCTGATTTCTCTGATCAATCTGAATTTGTTTCTAAATCAGCACTTAATCCAGGAGAGGAAACTGCTACTGAAGTGGGGGATGATAATGATAGGAATGATGAAGTATCAATCTGCTTATCTGAAGGAAGCTCACAAG AAGAGACAAATGAAGctcttcaaaatgaagaaatcgGTCACAAAGATGATGACCAGAATCCAGTATCTACTGATAATGTG aaaatagaaattatagATGATGAAGAAAGCGATATGATAAGTAATTCTGAAGTGGATCAAATGAGTTCTCTTCTGGATTATAAG AATGAAGAAGTCAGATTCATTGAGAATGAGTTGGAGAATCacaaacagaagtattttgaaCTACAGACATTTACTCGGAGTTTGATACTTGCTATTAAATCAGATGataaagaacagcagcag GCACTGCTCTCAGACTTACCTCCTGAACTAGAAGAAATGGATTTCAATCACACATCCCCAGAGCCTGATGATACCTCATTCAGCTTGTCGTCTTTATCGGAGAAAAATGCCTCAGACagtttgtga
- the HDX gene encoding highly divergent homeobox isoform X3, giving the protein MSSKSAVESGGTPPGTVPTTPSVPPEAAVRNVVNIARSQSQQSSWTASNNDVIVTGIYSPASSSGRQGSTKQTNASMAEIHKTSIPRLPGKSDTDFQQQHIPIGRQVPHCKNASLLVGEKTIILSRQTSVLNSANSIYSHTKKSYGGSSVQTAELVLPQKPMICHRPCKAEPVGCQRLQKPEHAALASHVPPGQRANTRDPSCSTQNLEIREVFSLAVTDQPKRIVGGSATQKHCSVEGSCLSIAMETGDVDDEYAREEELASMGAQIQSYSRYCESSSSVRVENQSAALSGPGRNVSCSSQMVNARDVPDNILYHNRDYHLPARTSLHTTSSTLYNSANPSRSTFSPHFASSSQLRLSQNQNNYQISGNLTVPWITGCSRKRALQDRTQFSDRDLATLKKYWDNGMTSLGSVCREKIEAVAAELNVDCEIVRTWIGNRRRKYRLMGIEVPPPRGGPADFSDQSEFVSKSALNPGEETATEVGDDNDRNDEVSICLSEGSSQEETNEALQNEEIGHKDDDQNPVSTDNVKIEIIDDEESDMISNSEVDQMSSLLDYKNEEVRFIENELENHKQKYFELQTFTRSLILAIKSDDKEQQQALLSDLPPELEEMDFNHTSPEPDDTSFSLSSLSEKNASDSL; this is encoded by the exons ATGAGCAGCAAGAGTGCTGTAGAATCTGGAGGCACTCCCCCAGGGACTGTCCCTACTACTCCCTCAGTACCTCCAGAAGCAGCAGTTAGAAATGTGGTAAATATTGCTCGATCCCAAAGTCAGCAGTCTTCTTGGACCGCTTCTAATAACGATGTAATAGTTACTGGTATATACAGTCCTGCTAGCTCTTCCGGTAGGCAAGGATCCACCAAACAGACAAACGCTTCAATGGCAGAAATACATAAAACCTCTATTCCACGACTGCCAGGAAAAAGTGATACagattttcagcagcagcacatcccTATAGGACGACAAGTACCACATTGTAAAAATGCTTCCCTATTAGTAGGGGAAAAGACTATTATTTTATCTAGGCAAACAAGCGTACTGAATTCTGCGAACTCCATATATAGTCACACTAAAAAAAGCTATGGTGGTTCATCGGTCCAGACCGCAGAGTTGGTGTTACCTCAGAAACCCATGATATGCCACAGACCCTGCAAAGCTGAACCTGTGGGATGTCAAAGGTTACAAAAACCGGAACATGCAGCTCTCGCATCGCATGTGCCCCCTGGACAAAGGGCTAATACCAGGGACCCTTCTTGTAGCACGCAAAACCTGGAAATCCGTGAAGTGTTTTCTCTGGCGGTTACAGATCAACCTAAAAGAATTGTGGGAGGAAGCGCGACGCAGAAGCATTGCTCGGTGGAAGGCAGCTGTCTATCCATTGCGATGGAAACTGGAGACGTGGATGATGAATATGCTAGGGAAGAAGAACTAGCATCCATGGGAGCACAAATACAAAGCTATTCAAGATACTGTGAAAGCAGCAGTTCTGTTCGAGTAGAGAACCAAAGTGCAGCCTTGTCTGGGCCAGGAAGAAACGTGAGCTGTAGTTCACAGATGGTGAATGCCAGGGACGTGCCTGACAATATTCTGTATCATAACAGAGACTACCACTTGCCTGCACGGACCTCATTACATACAACATCCAGTACATTATATAACAGTGCTAATCCATCAAGAAGTaccttttctcctcattttgcATCTTCAAGTCAACTGAGGCtgtcacaaaaccaaaataattacCAG ATTTCAGGAAACCTTACTGTGCCTTGGATTACAGGTTGTTCCAGAAAAAGAGCA TTACAGGATCGCACACAATTTAGTGACCGAGACTTAGCTACCCTAAAGAAATACTGGGACAATGGCATGACCAGCCTGGGCTCagtctgcagagagaaaattgaAGCTGTGGCTGCAGAATTAAATGTTGACTGTGAAATAGTGCGG ACTTGGATTGGGAATCGAAGACGGAAATATCGTTTAATGGGGATTGAGGTCCCACCCCCTAGAGGAGGTCCTGCTGATTTCTCTGATCAATCTGAATTTGTTTCTAAATCAGCACTTAATCCAGGAGAGGAAACTGCTACTGAAGTGGGGGATGATAATGATAGGAATGATGAAGTATCAATCTGCTTATCTGAAGGAAGCTCACAAG AAGAGACAAATGAAGctcttcaaaatgaagaaatcgGTCACAAAGATGATGACCAGAATCCAGTATCTACTGATAATGTG aaaatagaaattatagATGATGAAGAAAGCGATATGATAAGTAATTCTGAAGTGGATCAAATGAGTTCTCTTCTGGATTATAAG AATGAAGAAGTCAGATTCATTGAGAATGAGTTGGAGAATCacaaacagaagtattttgaaCTACAGACATTTACTCGGAGTTTGATACTTGCTATTAAATCAGATGataaagaacagcagcag GCACTGCTCTCAGACTTACCTCCTGAACTAGAAGAAATGGATTTCAATCACACATCCCCAGAGCCTGATGATACCTCATTCAGCTTGTCGTCTTTATCGGAGAAAAATGCCTCAGACagtttgtga